A genomic region of Nitrospirota bacterium contains the following coding sequences:
- a CDS encoding YhcH/YjgK/YiaL family protein, translating to MIVADLKHLGSQVAMTPLLKQAIDFLLRRDLQGLPDGRVDIDGERVFAIVQRYETARTDAPQFEYHKKYIDVQFVVSGREIIGWTPAERIAVTAPYEAEKDIAFGTVPQGEWSPVLVTAGQAAVFWPEDGHAPRLAADASSAVRKIVVKVAS from the coding sequence ATGATCGTTGCCGACCTCAAACACCTCGGGTCTCAGGTAGCGATGACGCCTCTCCTGAAACAGGCAATCGACTTTCTGCTCCGGCGGGACCTGCAGGGTCTTCCCGACGGCAGGGTTGACATCGACGGAGAGAGGGTTTTTGCCATTGTACAGCGCTATGAGACGGCCAGGACGGATGCCCCTCAATTCGAATACCATAAAAAATATATCGACGTCCAGTTCGTCGTATCGGGGCGGGAGATCATCGGCTGGACTCCCGCGGAGCGAATCGCGGTCACGGCCCCCTATGAAGCGGAGAAGGACATCGCCTTCGGCACCGTGCCACAGGGGGAATGGAGCCCTGTCCTGGTCACAGCGGGACAAGCGGCCGTGTTCTGGCCCGAGGACGGCCACGCGCCGAGGCTGGCAGCCGATGCCAGTTCTGCCGTACGGAAGATCGTGGTTAAGGTCGCATCGTAA